The following proteins are co-located in the Longimicrobiales bacterium genome:
- a CDS encoding ABC transporter permease, with translation MARSQYAGELRQDVAYAFRSLRVRPGFALVVILTLGLGIGANSAIFSVVNAVLLKGLPWANGAELVLVQSDYANGEQYPLSAPDFASIAEWNRVFDDIAAFAQTRSTLTGVGEPTELRGALATEGLHEMIGARVVLGRPLQPADHAPGAPDVVLLSHGLWQRLFGGDPSVLGRTLTLSGQPYEVVGVLAPGREMPEDAEVFGALTRDSTFSATTTSPARRGEFLNVVARVRPGVTMAAAHAEMQRLGSQMQEQFPATNARITFSATPLTQVMLGDVRTPLLVLLGAVVLVLLVACANVANLLLARATSRGGELAVRAALGAGRGRLVRQLLTESVVLATIGGALGLLLAFWGTRALVAAQPADIPQFERIGVDGAVIAFTGVVTLLTALLFGALPALQATGTRLMQTLRASGRGGAGGGQRLRSGLVVAELALAVVLLVGAGLLIRSLFELSRVDPGFRPADTYSIRVALQGPRYDEQETRRIAFDQLTRQLRALPGVQSVGATTSLPATDNASLFGFAIPDGPPMPPNLAAEIRVVIVTPDYFRSIGGTLVRGRMFDERDGPEAPPVALLNQAAVATWLADRDPVGVRVNANGDREVVGVVNNVLQVRPGEPDDPEMYIPYAQLSSRNLYFTIRTSGSPASVVPQIRSAVRALDPNLPLEPVRPLTEVLGESIARPRFYTTLLTLFAALALGLAVIGIFGVMSYVVAQRQHEIGIRMALGADRTRVLGMIVGNALALAGLGLAIGLAGALVLGRLLRTQLYGVDVFDPLTVAAVLALLGVSAVAASLVPARRAARVEPGKTLREA, from the coding sequence ATGGCACGGTCGCAATACGCCGGTGAGCTGCGTCAGGACGTCGCCTATGCGTTCCGTTCGCTGCGTGTGCGACCGGGCTTCGCGCTGGTGGTGATCCTGACGCTGGGGCTCGGCATCGGCGCGAACAGCGCGATCTTCAGTGTCGTGAATGCAGTGCTGCTGAAGGGGCTGCCCTGGGCGAACGGCGCCGAGCTGGTGCTCGTGCAGTCCGATTACGCCAACGGTGAGCAGTACCCGCTTTCAGCGCCGGACTTCGCGAGCATCGCGGAGTGGAACCGCGTGTTCGACGACATCGCAGCGTTCGCGCAGACGCGTTCCACGCTGACCGGGGTCGGCGAGCCGACCGAGCTGCGCGGCGCGCTCGCGACGGAGGGGCTGCACGAAATGATCGGCGCGCGCGTCGTGCTCGGTCGGCCGCTGCAGCCCGCGGACCATGCGCCGGGTGCGCCGGACGTGGTGCTGCTCAGTCACGGGCTGTGGCAGCGCCTGTTCGGCGGTGATCCGTCCGTGCTCGGTCGCACGCTCACGCTCTCGGGGCAGCCGTACGAGGTGGTGGGCGTGCTCGCACCGGGCCGGGAGATGCCGGAGGACGCGGAAGTCTTCGGCGCGCTCACGCGGGACTCCACGTTCAGTGCGACGACGACGTCGCCGGCGAGGCGCGGCGAGTTCCTGAACGTGGTGGCGCGCGTCCGGCCCGGTGTCACGATGGCGGCCGCACACGCGGAGATGCAGCGGCTCGGCAGCCAGATGCAGGAGCAGTTCCCCGCAACCAACGCGCGCATCACGTTCAGTGCGACGCCGCTCACGCAGGTGATGCTGGGCGACGTACGTACGCCGCTGCTCGTGCTGCTCGGCGCCGTAGTTCTCGTGCTGCTCGTCGCATGCGCGAACGTGGCAAACCTGCTGCTCGCCCGTGCGACCTCGCGCGGCGGAGAGCTCGCGGTGCGTGCTGCACTGGGCGCAGGGCGCGGCCGGCTCGTACGCCAGCTGCTGACTGAATCGGTCGTGCTCGCAACGATCGGCGGCGCGCTCGGCCTGCTGCTCGCGTTCTGGGGCACGCGCGCGCTCGTCGCCGCGCAGCCGGCGGACATTCCGCAGTTCGAGCGGATCGGCGTCGATGGTGCGGTGATCGCGTTCACGGGCGTGGTCACACTGCTGACTGCGCTGCTGTTCGGTGCACTGCCCGCGCTGCAGGCGACGGGTACGCGACTCATGCAGACGCTGCGTGCGAGCGGGCGTGGTGGTGCGGGTGGCGGGCAACGGCTGCGCTCCGGACTGGTCGTCGCGGAGCTCGCGCTCGCGGTGGTTCTGCTCGTGGGCGCGGGGCTGCTGATCCGCAGCCTGTTCGAGCTGTCGCGTGTCGATCCGGGGTTCCGCCCGGCGGACACCTACTCCATTCGTGTTGCACTGCAGGGGCCCCGCTACGACGAGCAGGAAACGCGGCGGATCGCATTCGACCAGCTCACGCGGCAGCTGCGCGCGCTGCCGGGCGTGCAGAGCGTCGGTGCGACGACCAGCCTGCCCGCGACGGACAACGCGTCGCTGTTCGGCTTCGCGATTCCCGACGGGCCGCCAATGCCGCCGAATCTGGCCGCGGAGATCCGCGTCGTCATCGTGACGCCGGACTACTTCCGCTCGATCGGCGGCACGCTCGTACGCGGTCGAATGTTCGACGAGCGCGACGGCCCGGAGGCGCCGCCGGTTGCACTGCTCAACCAGGCCGCGGTCGCGACGTGGCTCGCCGACCGGGATCCCGTCGGCGTCCGCGTCAACGCGAACGGAGACCGGGAAGTGGTGGGCGTGGTCAACAACGTGCTGCAGGTGCGGCCGGGTGAGCCCGATGATCCAGAGATGTACATCCCGTACGCTCAGCTTTCCTCGCGCAACCTCTACTTCACGATCCGAACGAGCGGCAGCCCGGCATCCGTGGTGCCGCAGATCCGCAGCGCGGTGCGCGCGCTGGACCCGAACCTGCCGCTCGAACCCGTACGACCGCTGACAGAGGTCCTGGGCGAGAGCATCGCGCGGCCGCGCTTCTACACGACGCTGCTCACGCTCTTTGCCGCACTCGCGCTCGGCCTCGCGGTGATCGGCATCTTCGGCGTCATGAGCTACGTCGTGGCGCAGCGCCAGCACGAGATCGGGATCCGCATGGCACTCGGCGCAGATCGCACGCGCGTGCTCGGCATGATCGTGGGCAACGCACTGGCACTCGCAGGCCTCGGGCTCGCGATCGGCCTGGCTGGCGCGCTCGTGCTGGGGCGCCTGTTGCGCACACAGCTCTACGGTGTGGACGTGTTCGATCCGCTCACGGTCGCGGCCGTGCTGGCCCTGCTCGGGGTCAGTGCGGTAGCCGCCAGCCTGGTGCCTGCGCGTCGGGCGGCGCGGGTGGAGCCGGGAAAGACGCTGCGGGAGGCGTGA
- a CDS encoding lipoate--protein ligase, whose product MELIDNRGITDPRVNLALEEHILRTRTGDESLLLFYINEPSIIIGRHQNTIEEINTDVVRERGIHVVRRISGGGAVYHDEGNLNFSFLTPYQPGRFNRYEEFTRPVVEVLQAMGVPAEVSGRNDLIADGRKISGNAQFVSRGRMFSHGTVLVNSDLDAVTGALNVKPGKIESKGHKSVRSRVANISEFLPEPLDVHTLRAKIVERIFEGGEAVLHEVTDEDWAAVEELSANKYRTWEWNYGESPKFNTQRTRRFPVGEIDLRIQVDRGEITSVRIFGDFMSRNDPAEIEVRLKGSRYEREALAKVLSQIDLSDFFGGIEHDDFLALLVD is encoded by the coding sequence ATGGAACTCATCGACAACCGCGGCATCACCGATCCACGCGTCAACCTCGCGCTGGAGGAGCACATCCTCCGTACGCGGACCGGCGACGAGAGCCTGCTGCTCTTCTACATCAACGAGCCGTCGATCATCATCGGTCGCCACCAGAACACCATCGAGGAGATCAACACCGACGTGGTGCGCGAGCGCGGCATCCACGTCGTGCGACGCATCTCGGGTGGCGGCGCCGTCTATCACGACGAGGGCAACCTCAACTTCAGCTTCCTGACTCCGTACCAGCCCGGCCGGTTCAACCGGTACGAGGAGTTCACCCGGCCCGTCGTCGAGGTGCTGCAGGCGATGGGGGTGCCCGCGGAGGTCAGCGGCCGCAACGACCTCATCGCGGACGGGCGCAAGATCTCGGGCAACGCGCAGTTCGTTTCGCGCGGACGCATGTTCAGCCACGGCACCGTGCTCGTGAACTCGGATCTCGACGCGGTGACGGGTGCGCTCAACGTCAAGCCTGGCAAGATCGAGTCGAAGGGGCACAAGTCGGTGCGCAGCCGCGTCGCCAACATCAGCGAGTTCCTGCCGGAGCCGCTCGACGTGCACACGCTCAGGGCAAAGATCGTCGAGCGCATCTTCGAGGGCGGTGAGGCCGTGCTGCACGAGGTGACCGATGAGGACTGGGCCGCGGTCGAGGAGCTGTCGGCCAACAAGTACCGGACGTGGGAGTGGAACTACGGCGAATCGCCGAAGTTCAACACGCAGCGCACCAGGCGCTTCCCGGTCGGTGAGATCGACCTGCGCATCCAGGTCGATCGCGGTGAGATCACGTCCGTCCGCATCTTCGGCGACTTCATGAGCCGCAACGATCCCGCCGAGATCGAGGTGCGGCTCAAGGGCAGCCGGTACGAGCGTGAGGCGCTGGCGAAGGTGCTGTCACAGATCGATCTCAGCGACTTCTTCGGCGGCATCGAGCACGACGACTTCCTCGCCCTGCTGGTGGACTGA